A genomic segment from Saprospiraceae bacterium encodes:
- a CDS encoding SDR family oxidoreductase, with product MKIENAIVMITGGASGLGAATAVKLAQSGAKVVILDTNLEAAKNIADSIGAIAIACNVTDEAMILEAIQVTKNRFGIPNVLVNCAGIAPSARVVGREGPMPLHDFSKVIEVNLIGSFNMMRLVAADMIQTTPDDQGERGIIISTASAAAYEGQIGQVAYAASKGGIVSMTLPAARELARFGIRVNAIAPGLFMTPLLASMSDEIKKNLAASIPFPGRLGAPEEFADLVLHLIENRYINGTVIRLDGALRMQAK from the coding sequence ATGAAAATAGAAAACGCTATCGTCATGATCACTGGTGGAGCCTCCGGGCTTGGAGCAGCCACAGCCGTAAAGCTGGCACAGTCAGGGGCAAAGGTGGTCATTCTGGATACCAACCTGGAGGCTGCTAAGAACATTGCCGACTCCATCGGCGCCATCGCTATCGCCTGTAATGTGACTGACGAAGCCATGATCCTCGAGGCTATTCAAGTCACCAAAAATAGATTTGGAATCCCAAATGTACTGGTCAATTGTGCCGGCATAGCTCCATCGGCCAGGGTCGTGGGCAGAGAAGGCCCTATGCCATTGCATGATTTTTCAAAAGTGATTGAAGTCAATCTCATTGGAAGCTTTAATATGATGCGTTTAGTGGCTGCTGACATGATCCAAACTACCCCTGACGACCAGGGAGAGCGTGGTATCATCATATCAACAGCTTCTGCAGCTGCATACGAAGGGCAGATAGGTCAGGTAGCCTATGCGGCATCCAAAGGCGGAATCGTAAGCATGACCTTACCTGCTGCGCGAGAACTGGCCAGATTTGGCATACGCGTCAATGCGATTGCACCAGGACTGTTTATGACTCCTTTATTGGCCTCGATGAGCGATGAAATTAAAAAAAACCTCGCTGCATCTATCCCTTTTCCCGGCAGATTGGGTGCACCGGAAGAGTTTGCCGACCTAGTACTGCATCTTATAGAAAATCGTTATATCAATGGTACGGTGATCCGTCTGGACGGAGCACTGCGAATGCAAGCGAAGTGA
- a CDS encoding SAM-dependent chlorinase/fluorinase translates to MPWVSLITDFGWRDPYVGQLKGAMLTQNEQIRFIDMTHDLKAHDIVTAGWLLKNCYKDTPAGTIHVVSVLNNYNNAHSYLAFEHQGHFFVGPNNGVFSLAFEKLPIDIYEVIDESGDGYSVKKILSKIVAHLADQKPLDELGPPVRNLIMRIHLQPVINKYMIRGSVIYIDHYENVVVNITREQFEKARAGRPFNIYLKRNDAINTICTNYQDVAVGETLCLFNSSNFLEIAIHSGTAASMLGLAVDEMVQIDFFNEET, encoded by the coding sequence ATGCCCTGGGTTTCACTGATTACTGATTTTGGATGGCGTGATCCTTATGTAGGACAGCTCAAGGGAGCTATGCTTACCCAAAATGAACAGATCCGGTTTATCGATATGACACATGACCTTAAAGCTCATGACATAGTCACTGCAGGATGGCTACTCAAAAACTGTTATAAAGATACTCCTGCCGGGACGATCCACGTAGTGAGTGTGTTGAATAATTATAATAATGCGCACTCATACCTGGCCTTTGAACACCAGGGACATTTTTTTGTCGGGCCTAATAATGGAGTCTTTAGCCTGGCATTTGAAAAACTGCCGATAGATATATACGAGGTCATAGATGAATCCGGGGATGGATATTCAGTAAAAAAGATCTTGAGTAAGATTGTGGCCCACCTTGCGGACCAAAAACCCCTGGATGAACTTGGCCCTCCGGTAAGAAACCTTATCATGCGTATTCATCTGCAGCCTGTGATCAATAAATATATGATCCGAGGCTCTGTGATCTATATCGACCACTATGAAAATGTAGTAGTCAATATCACCAGGGAACAATTTGAAAAAGCAAGGGCAGGAAGACCTTTTAATATATACCTGAAACGCAATGATGCTATCAATACAATTTGTACAAATTACCAGGATGTAGCGGTCGGAGAAACCCTATGTCTGTTTAATTCGAGCAATTTTTTGGAGATTGCTATCCACAGCGGTACTGCTGCTAGCATGCTCGGACTGGCAGTGGACGAAATGGTGCAGATCGATTTTTTCAACGAAGAAACATGA
- a CDS encoding antibiotic biosynthesis monooxygenase — protein MITRIVKMEIKPEAIDTFMDIFSHHAINMESVAGCMTLQLLQNDPEATIFFTISTWQRQEDLENYRQSELFSAVWSKVKPLFCARPQAWTTQSIYHGKN, from the coding sequence ATGATCACGCGAATAGTAAAAATGGAAATCAAACCTGAAGCCATAGATACCTTTATGGATATCTTCAGCCATCATGCTATCAATATGGAGTCAGTAGCCGGGTGCATGACTTTACAGTTGTTGCAAAACGACCCGGAAGCTACTATCTTTTTTACGATCAGTACCTGGCAGCGACAGGAAGACCTGGAAAACTATCGGCAGTCGGAGTTGTTTTCAGCGGTATGGTCTAAAGTCAAACCCTTATTTTGCGCCCGACCACAAGCCTGGACCACACAATCTATCTATCATGGAAAAAATTGA
- the aroB gene encoding 3-dehydroquinate synthase yields MEKIDVIDYNIYMGPILSSLESLIERQSFSSLFVLTDENTLIHCKPLLDAFLSNHPHALCTIPAGEIHKNIHTCVRVWQSMTEAKLDRHAIIINLGGGVIGDLGGFCASTYKRGIRFVQVPTTLLSQVDASIGGKLGIDFDGYKNHIGVFRSPMAVMIDVAFLKTLSTRELRSGYAEIIKHCLIADGSYWVELSQIIELESVDWSVVIRRSLEVKRQIVIEDPFEKGKRKLLNFGHTLGHAIESHFLESSYPLLHGEAIAAGMIYETRLSSKYLSLNKDDQQEIIHYIQLLYGPAPKITISELMDTMKQDKKNLDNKISFSLLSSIGHSQWDLLLEEKDLLFLES; encoded by the coding sequence ATGGAAAAAATTGATGTCATAGACTACAATATCTATATGGGACCAATATTGTCCTCCCTCGAGTCATTGATCGAAAGACAATCTTTTTCCTCCCTGTTTGTTCTCACAGACGAAAATACCTTGATTCATTGCAAACCTTTATTGGATGCTTTTCTATCAAATCACCCACATGCTTTATGTACTATCCCTGCCGGAGAAATTCATAAGAATATCCATACTTGTGTACGGGTGTGGCAATCCATGACAGAAGCCAAACTCGACAGACATGCTATCATAATCAACCTGGGTGGGGGAGTCATCGGTGACCTGGGTGGCTTTTGCGCTTCGACTTATAAAAGGGGCATTCGATTTGTACAAGTACCTACTACCCTGCTAAGCCAGGTTGATGCTTCTATTGGGGGCAAACTTGGTATCGACTTTGATGGGTATAAAAATCATATTGGGGTGTTTCGATCGCCGATGGCTGTGATGATCGATGTAGCTTTTTTGAAAACTTTGTCGACACGCGAACTTCGGAGCGGCTACGCTGAAATCATCAAACACTGTCTCATCGCAGATGGATCCTACTGGGTCGAACTCTCTCAAATAATAGAATTGGAATCTGTAGACTGGTCAGTCGTCATCCGCCGATCATTGGAAGTAAAACGACAAATCGTCATCGAAGATCCATTCGAAAAAGGTAAAAGAAAACTCCTGAATTTTGGGCATACCCTGGGCCATGCGATTGAAAGTCATTTTCTCGAAAGTTCATATCCATTGCTGCATGGCGAAGCCATCGCTGCAGGCATGATCTATGAAACCCGGCTTTCGTCCAAATACCTCAGCTTAAACAAAGATGATCAACAAGAAATCATTCATTATATCCAGTTGCTTTATGGGCCGGCACCCAAAATCACCATCTCTGAACTGATGGATACAATGAAACAAGACAAAAAAAACCTGGACAATAAAATCAGTTTTTCCCTTTTATCATCTATAGGTCATAGCCAGTGGGATTTGCTTTTAGAAGAAAAAGATCTTTTATTCCTTGAATCTTAA
- a CDS encoding protein-L-isoaspartate(D-aspartate) O-methyltransferase — MRKKLVDELRRKNLFDEKILKAMDRVPRHLFIPKGFEKWAYEDVPFPIGSDQTISQPYTVAFQTMLLDVQAGDKILEIGTGSGYQAAILHELGARVYTLERQESLYHQTAGFLKKMGYLSIRCYLRDGFEGLPKYAAYDKILVTCGAPTIPPALVEQLSEHGLMVIPVGSGEDQVMNKIYKRPTGPLEVETHGMFRFVPFLGGLNTQ; from the coding sequence ATGCGCAAAAAACTGGTCGATGAACTTAGGCGCAAAAACCTTTTTGATGAAAAAATACTCAAAGCGATGGACCGCGTACCCAGACATTTGTTTATTCCAAAAGGATTTGAAAAATGGGCTTATGAAGATGTGCCTTTTCCTATAGGCAGTGATCAAACTATCAGTCAACCTTATACAGTCGCCTTTCAAACTATGCTGCTCGATGTGCAGGCCGGAGATAAAATATTGGAGATAGGGACCGGCAGTGGATATCAGGCTGCGATACTCCATGAATTAGGAGCCCGGGTATATACGCTCGAACGACAAGAAAGTCTGTATCACCAAACTGCTGGATTTCTTAAAAAAATGGGCTACCTGTCTATCCGTTGTTATTTGAGGGATGGTTTCGAGGGTCTTCCTAAATATGCCGCTTATGATAAAATATTGGTAACCTGCGGGGCACCTACCATACCTCCAGCCCTGGTAGAGCAACTCTCTGAACACGGGCTTATGGTCATTCCGGTGGGTAGCGGTGAGGACCAGGTGATGAATAAAATCTATAAAAGACCAACGGGACCCTTAGAAGTGGAGACTCATGGCATGTTTAGGTTTGTCCCTTTTTTAGGTGGGTTGAATACACAGTGA
- a CDS encoding sigma-70 family RNA polymerase sigma factor, translated as MAENSSSTIDQLSNDLFRQESGKIISVLTKIFGIRQLEVAEDIVQDTFLSAIRHWRANGLPDNPPAWLMQVAKNKAIDTMRSKKPIVDIDISDQQKALLQSGYTFVPTFDKIWDQINIEDEMLQMMFACCHEGISQESQVTLMLKILGGFSTAEISRAFLTSEDTISKRLYRAKEFFRAHNIRLQSSENIDYPARIDAVLKAIYLLFNEGYLSTDSDQSIRQDLIHQAIYLGSILTEHPKTKNAMLYAAMALMCFHAARISSRLDESGDIILLSHQDRSLWSLPMIARGMSYLDQSAEGEEITSYHLEAAIAYEHCIAPSFEKTDWKKILQYYDWLESIQPNPMVSLNRLVAFSKCHDLSTTMEALNQSNHLQAWSFQPVYYALLGDLLADTNPDLARTHYQKAAEITKSAAEKKLMYKKMDSLVSF; from the coding sequence ATGGCTGAGAATTCCTCCTCCACTATTGACCAGTTGTCAAACGACCTATTTCGACAGGAGTCCGGTAAAATCATCTCTGTACTGACCAAAATATTTGGGATCAGGCAATTGGAAGTAGCGGAAGACATTGTACAGGATACCTTTCTAAGTGCCATCCGACACTGGCGTGCTAATGGTCTCCCGGACAATCCGCCAGCCTGGCTCATGCAGGTAGCGAAAAACAAAGCGATAGACACCATGCGAAGTAAAAAGCCGATAGTCGATATCGATATCAGCGATCAACAAAAAGCATTGCTTCAATCAGGATATACTTTTGTGCCCACCTTCGACAAGATCTGGGATCAGATCAATATCGAGGATGAAATGCTGCAGATGATGTTTGCCTGTTGCCACGAGGGCATATCCCAGGAATCTCAAGTGACCTTGATGCTTAAGATATTGGGTGGATTTTCAACTGCTGAGATCTCGAGAGCATTTCTTACTTCAGAAGATACTATTTCTAAAAGGTTGTACAGAGCAAAAGAATTTTTCAGGGCCCATAATATCAGGCTGCAATCTTCAGAAAACATAGATTACCCTGCAAGAATTGATGCTGTGCTCAAAGCCATATACCTGCTATTTAACGAAGGTTATCTATCTACTGACTCGGATCAATCTATCCGCCAGGATTTGATCCATCAAGCTATCTATCTGGGGAGTATACTCACTGAACATCCTAAAACAAAAAATGCGATGTTGTATGCAGCGATGGCTTTAATGTGTTTTCACGCTGCCCGGATCAGCAGCCGCCTGGATGAAAGTGGTGATATCATACTCTTGTCACACCAGGACAGAAGTCTTTGGAGTCTGCCCATGATCGCCAGAGGTATGTCCTACCTGGATCAGAGTGCTGAAGGAGAGGAAATCACTTCATATCATCTCGAAGCAGCCATTGCCTACGAGCATTGTATAGCACCTTCTTTTGAAAAAACGGATTGGAAAAAAATATTGCAGTATTACGATTGGTTAGAATCTATCCAGCCCAATCCAATGGTATCACTCAATCGCCTGGTCGCTTTTAGCAAATGTCATGATTTGAGTACCACCATGGAAGCATTGAATCAATCCAATCACCTGCAAGCCTGGTCTTTCCAACCTGTCTATTATGCGCTATTGGGGGATCTGCTTGCTGATACCAACCCGGATCTTGCCAGGACACATTATCAAAAAGCAGCGGAGATCACTAAGTCAGCTGCCGAAAAAAAATTAATGTATAAAAAAATGGACTCCCTGGTATCGTTTTAA
- a CDS encoding DUF2490 domain-containing protein encodes MKKIILTATFFLGVLLQFASAQSSSIGAWYIYFGNKVLDKRWNLHHEIQYRNYNLAGDLEQLLLRTGVGYNLSENNNNLLLGYGFIHGQRYGVNTDEKLKSNEHRIFQQFISRQHFGRVYVQHRYRIEERFLKDDFKWRCRYFLSLNVPINHTALLPGAFYFSAYNEIFLQPKSAVFDRNRIYGALGYVINKNLKAEGGFMTQLYENTNRGQFQLVVFNTIPFLKKED; translated from the coding sequence TTGAAAAAAATAATATTAACAGCTACTTTTTTTCTGGGAGTTTTATTGCAATTTGCTTCCGCACAGTCTTCCAGTATTGGTGCCTGGTATATTTATTTTGGCAACAAAGTTTTAGACAAAAGATGGAATCTGCATCATGAAATACAATATCGCAATTATAATCTGGCCGGTGACCTTGAACAATTATTGTTAAGGACTGGTGTTGGATATAATCTCAGTGAAAACAATAATAATCTGTTGCTGGGTTATGGTTTTATTCATGGCCAGAGATACGGGGTGAATACGGATGAAAAATTAAAATCAAATGAACACCGCATCTTTCAACAATTTATCTCCCGCCAACATTTTGGAAGGGTTTATGTCCAACACCGATACAGGATAGAAGAACGTTTTTTAAAAGATGATTTTAAATGGAGGTGCCGCTATTTCTTGTCCTTGAATGTACCTATTAATCATACTGCGCTACTACCCGGTGCCTTTTATTTTTCTGCCTACAATGAGATCTTTTTACAACCTAAATCAGCGGTATTTGATAGAAATCGGATATACGGAGCATTGGGCTACGTAATAAATAAAAATCTCAAGGCAGAAGGTGGATTTATGACTCAGCTATATGAAAATACTAATCGTGGCCAGTTTCAATTAGTGGTTTTCAATACCATACCCTTCCTGAAAAAAGAAGATTAA
- a CDS encoding GNAT family N-acetyltransferase → MIIDRPLNIRHAALEDLSPIAELLAQNALPYTDLIQSKVELIVAYDQDMMMGCAGLQRYGQDALLRSVAVKKDFQKQGIGSILFDEVKVIAKTTGIDRIHLLTETAQDYWAAKGFKKTERSMAPENISSSSEFGNLCPSSAIYMVVEL, encoded by the coding sequence ATGATCATCGATCGACCATTAAATATCCGGCATGCAGCGCTTGAGGATCTTTCACCCATAGCCGAACTTTTGGCACAAAATGCACTGCCTTATACTGATCTGATCCAATCAAAAGTCGAGTTGATCGTGGCGTATGACCAGGATATGATGATGGGATGTGCCGGTCTGCAACGCTACGGACAGGATGCATTGTTGAGATCGGTCGCCGTAAAAAAAGATTTTCAAAAGCAAGGCATCGGTAGCATATTGTTTGATGAGGTCAAAGTGATCGCCAAGACTACAGGAATAGATCGTATCCATCTATTAACTGAAACAGCGCAAGATTACTGGGCTGCGAAAGGATTCAAAAAAACGGAGCGGTCCATGGCCCCAGAAAACATAAGCAGCAGCTCTGAATTTGGCAATCTGTGTCCCTCCAGTGCAATATATATGGTAGTGGAGCTGTAG
- a CDS encoding alpha-hydroxy-acid oxidizing protein, translating to MASLSYNTKYPSIEDLRSRAQKKTPRFAFEYMDGGCNEDVNLRKNTDEIRQVELVPRYFSNSGTSDLKTELFGHTYDAPFGISPIGLQGLMWPGATKILAKAAVEHNIPFILSTMATSSIEEISKITEGRAWYQLYHPKENALKDKILQRAQEASVPVLVLLCDVPTFAFRPRDIRNGLALPPKMTFNNILQMIGRPHWSLATLMEGQPKFANLIPYLPKGLDLGQLGLFMNQTFSGLMNEEKIKSIRDKWKGKIIMKGVASESDMEMCVRLGLDGVMLSNHGGRQLDAGQSTIATLKELAPKYKGKIKIMLDSGIRSGPDIARTLAQGADFAFLGRSFMYGVAALGKAGGQHTIAMLKIQLQQVLEQIGCSKVEDLHQHLVSK from the coding sequence ATGGCAAGCTTATCCTACAATACCAAATATCCCAGCATCGAAGATCTCCGGTCCCGGGCGCAGAAAAAAACACCTCGATTTGCATTTGAATATATGGATGGTGGCTGCAATGAAGATGTCAACCTCAGAAAAAATACTGATGAAATAAGACAAGTAGAGCTTGTGCCCAGGTATTTTTCTAATTCAGGCACTTCAGATCTCAAAACGGAACTATTCGGGCATACTTATGATGCCCCATTTGGTATCAGTCCCATTGGTTTACAAGGGTTGATGTGGCCTGGTGCTACCAAGATTCTGGCTAAGGCAGCCGTAGAACACAATATCCCGTTTATCCTCAGCACCATGGCGACCAGTAGCATCGAGGAGATCAGCAAGATTACGGAGGGTAGAGCCTGGTATCAGCTGTATCATCCCAAAGAAAATGCCTTAAAAGATAAAATTCTACAAAGAGCGCAAGAAGCTTCAGTGCCTGTCCTGGTATTGCTCTGCGATGTGCCAACATTTGCTTTTAGACCCAGAGACATACGTAACGGGCTTGCTCTGCCGCCCAAAATGACTTTTAATAATATCCTGCAGATGATCGGACGACCACACTGGTCACTGGCCACCTTGATGGAAGGTCAGCCGAAATTTGCCAATCTGATCCCATACCTGCCAAAGGGCCTGGATCTCGGGCAGCTTGGCTTATTTATGAATCAGACTTTTTCAGGATTGATGAATGAAGAAAAGATCAAATCCATCCGTGATAAGTGGAAAGGCAAAATCATCATGAAAGGCGTAGCCTCTGAGTCAGATATGGAGATGTGTGTCCGGCTCGGCCTGGACGGGGTCATGCTGTCCAATCACGGCGGACGACAGTTGGATGCCGGCCAATCTACTATCGCTACTTTAAAAGAACTTGCACCAAAGTATAAGGGTAAAATCAAAATTATGTTGGACAGTGGTATACGGTCCGGTCCGGATATCGCGCGCACGCTCGCACAAGGGGCTGATTTTGCTTTCCTCGGAAGATCATTTATGTATGGCGTCGCGGCCCTGGGCAAAGCCGGGGGTCAGCACACTATCGCGATGCTCAAAATTCAGTTACAGCAGGTACTTGAACAAATAGGTTGTAGTAAAGTAGAAGATCTGCACCAGCACTTAGTCAGTAAGTAG
- a CDS encoding HAD family phosphatase, giving the protein MSALKNIIFDLGNVIIDLDIPRTAHEMQSLLRHPDLQSEVWTSLEPTLHQYETGAISDELFINALIKHARPNVYAQQVIRAWNAMLIDIPAERLQYLTELKRQGYAIYLLSNTNALHLAWVNKYMLKHYDAPSLDAWFDRAYYSHLIQRRKPDLACFEYVLADAGLKHDETLFIDDIHENILGAQLAGIRGLHLTGGHDIVSVLKSYLPI; this is encoded by the coding sequence GTGTCAGCACTTAAAAACATCATCTTCGATCTTGGCAATGTCATCATAGATCTGGACATACCCCGGACCGCTCATGAGATGCAAAGCCTTTTGCGCCATCCGGATCTTCAAAGCGAAGTGTGGACCAGTCTCGAACCTACCTTGCATCAATACGAAACCGGAGCTATTTCAGACGAGCTCTTTATCAATGCTCTTATAAAACATGCCCGTCCTAATGTATATGCCCAACAAGTGATCCGCGCATGGAATGCCATGCTCATCGACATCCCTGCTGAGCGGCTACAATATTTGACCGAGTTGAAACGACAAGGATATGCCATTTATCTATTGTCCAATACCAATGCCCTGCACCTGGCATGGGTCAACAAATATATGCTCAAACATTATGATGCACCTTCGCTGGATGCCTGGTTTGACAGAGCCTATTATTCACATTTGATTCAAAGACGCAAGCCGGACCTCGCTTGTTTTGAATATGTGTTGGCAGATGCAGGTTTAAAGCACGACGAGACTTTATTTATCGATGATATACATGAAAATATACTGGGAGCACAACTAGCAGGTATCCGGGGCTTACATCTCACCGGTGGTCATGATATCGTCAGTGTTTTAAAATCGTATCTTCCCATATAA
- a CDS encoding RecX family transcriptional regulator, with the protein MAVSLTVQEGISLMRQYCNYQERCHQDVRTKGLKLGFRGDDLEEIISTMITEKLLDEERYARALARGKFRNNEWGKIKIKQALKLHAVPDYCIKKAMLEIDPEEYTQVVKKLAENKSKLLSNEKDRFKKKKKIADYLLQKGFEYEIITQTLGEED; encoded by the coding sequence ATGGCAGTCTCACTCACTGTACAGGAAGGTATCAGCCTAATGCGCCAGTATTGCAATTATCAAGAACGGTGTCATCAGGATGTCAGGACCAAAGGATTAAAATTGGGTTTTCGGGGTGATGATCTTGAGGAGATCATCTCTACCATGATCACCGAAAAACTGCTGGACGAAGAGCGTTATGCCAGGGCCCTCGCCAGAGGCAAGTTTAGAAATAATGAATGGGGTAAAATAAAGATCAAACAGGCGCTTAAACTCCATGCAGTCCCCGATTATTGCATCAAAAAAGCCATGCTGGAGATTGATCCTGAAGAATATACACAAGTGGTAAAAAAACTCGCTGAAAATAAATCAAAGCTATTATCTAACGAAAAGGATCGTTTTAAGAAAAAGAAAAAGATAGCGGACTATCTGCTTCAAAAAGGATTTGAATATGAGATCATCACTCAAACATTAGGAGAAGAAGATTGA
- a CDS encoding PQQ-dependent sugar dehydrogenase encodes MRLILLVLCVGLWLSASAQIQYTTIKSGLGTITDITHAGDGSQRIFVANKTGTISILSDSYSTLGVLLSLPSGMISTASEKGLLGLAFHPDFKTNGYFFVNYNPAGTNYTRISRFTAADPASNNTVSLATEKIILTITGAANTNHKAGDLAFGPDGYLYFGTGDGGGGGDPQGSGQNGNSLLAKILRIDINTTSPYAIPSSNPFVSNPAILDEIWDIGLRNPWRISFDRQTGDLWIGDVGQNAREEIDFEPAGTGGKNYGWNCREGFSSYNGCAMSPSFSEPIFDYGRCNDPCSTPGLGRSVTGGFVYRGTKASNASMLGYYIFADYLSRHGWLIKNNSGSASGLRQALEVITVNKLTTTGGITSFGELENGEIMAGLDNGELGTINATAALPIRMLSFQGVKERDQVVLSWTTVSEINTLQYDIERSGDGLHFDKIGKLDALGKAASYRYLDASPLQGVNYYRLKTKDLDGSIDYTMTIKIQNNEYPALAAFSPITGAINLITNLDLTLPIELYNFQGILIRSFEPAARALPVHNLASGIYILKINSKESALLRKVFIY; translated from the coding sequence ATGAGATTGATCCTTTTAGTATTGTGCGTAGGTCTATGGTTGAGCGCCTCTGCACAAATCCAATATACCACTATCAAGTCTGGTCTGGGCACTATCACAGACATCACTCACGCCGGCGATGGCAGTCAGCGCATATTCGTAGCTAACAAGACCGGCACCATATCTATACTAAGTGATAGCTACAGCACCTTGGGCGTTTTACTGAGTTTACCATCCGGCATGATTTCCACAGCAAGTGAAAAAGGACTGTTAGGCTTGGCTTTTCACCCTGATTTTAAAACCAATGGTTATTTTTTCGTCAATTACAACCCTGCAGGAACCAATTACACCCGAATCTCGAGATTTACAGCTGCTGATCCAGCATCGAATAATACGGTGAGCCTGGCCACAGAAAAAATAATTTTAACCATCACTGGTGCTGCAAATACCAACCATAAAGCAGGTGATCTGGCTTTCGGCCCGGATGGATATTTATACTTTGGTACCGGTGATGGAGGTGGAGGTGGGGACCCTCAAGGATCGGGTCAAAACGGCAATTCGCTACTTGCTAAAATATTACGAATCGATATCAATACCACCAGTCCGTACGCTATTCCTTCAAGCAATCCTTTCGTGTCGAATCCTGCTATTTTAGATGAAATCTGGGATATAGGACTACGAAATCCCTGGCGTATCAGTTTTGACAGGCAGACAGGAGACCTTTGGATCGGTGATGTGGGTCAGAATGCCCGTGAAGAAATAGATTTTGAACCAGCCGGTACCGGGGGGAAAAATTACGGATGGAACTGTAGGGAAGGATTCAGCAGCTATAATGGATGCGCTATGAGTCCTTCCTTTTCTGAGCCCATCTTCGATTATGGGCGATGTAATGATCCGTGTTCTACACCAGGATTAGGCAGATCGGTGACAGGAGGATTTGTATATCGTGGCACTAAGGCTTCTAATGCCTCTATGCTGGGATATTATATCTTCGCTGACTACCTCAGTCGCCATGGTTGGTTGATCAAAAACAATTCAGGCAGTGCGTCAGGACTGAGGCAAGCCCTTGAAGTGATTACCGTCAATAAACTCACGACAACTGGAGGAATCACCTCCTTCGGAGAATTGGAAAATGGTGAAATAATGGCCGGCCTCGACAATGGTGAACTGGGTACTATCAATGCAACTGCGGCGCTACCCATAAGGATGTTGAGTTTCCAGGGAGTAAAGGAGCGTGACCAGGTTGTTTTGTCGTGGACTACTGTCTCCGAGATCAATACCCTTCAATATGACATAGAACGTAGTGGTGATGGCCTTCATTTTGATAAAATAGGCAAGTTGGATGCACTGGGAAAAGCCGCTTCTTATCGCTACCTGGATGCCAGTCCGCTACAGGGGGTCAACTATTATCGGCTCAAAACAAAAGACCTGGACGGTTCGATAGATTATACCATGACCATAAAAATTCAAAATAATGAATACCCGGCTTTAGCAGCATTCTCCCCTATTACAGGAGCAATAAACTTAATTACGAATCTTGATTTGACACTTCCCATAGAATTATACAATTTTCAGGGGATATTGATACGAAGCTTCGAACCTGCTGCGAGAGCGCTGCCTGTCCATAATCTTGCGTCGGGAATCTATATCTTAAAAATCAATTCTAAAGAGTCTGCCCTTCTTAGAAAAGTGTTTATTTATTGA
- a CDS encoding CBS domain-containing protein, whose protein sequence is MKNFMQKVVTTATEEPKSVPVSQYMATKLITFHPDSDISDVVDILLSKRITGAPVLNDHQEIVGMIDDKTCLKLLVGSQYYNTPNSKDPVSNYMDDVMQTVSEHTSIVEAANIFLETRFKRLLVVNELGKLVGQISRRDILRAIHDHNSISWRK, encoded by the coding sequence ATGAAAAACTTTATGCAAAAAGTGGTGACTACCGCCACAGAGGAACCAAAATCAGTACCTGTGAGCCAATACATGGCTACCAAGCTTATCACCTTTCATCCCGACTCGGACATCAGTGATGTAGTGGATATTTTATTATCTAAACGTATCACCGGCGCACCAGTGCTCAACGACCATCAGGAAATAGTGGGGATGATTGACGACAAGACCTGCTTAAAACTACTGGTGGGTTCTCAATATTACAATACTCCTAATTCTAAAGATCCTGTGAGCAATTATATGGATGATGTGATGCAGACGGTGTCAGAGCATACCAGCATCGTGGAGGCTGCCAATATTTTTTTGGAGACCAGATTTAAAAGATTACTGGTGGTCAATGAACTTGGCAAATTAGTTGGTCAGATCAGCAGACGGGATATCCTCAGAGCCATTCATGATCATAACTCCATCTCCTGGAGGAAATAA